The stretch of DNA TTTGTTAAGTAATTTTGCTTTCACTTTTGGGGCAAGATCAAGTGAAAATATCTCATCTTTTGTAATATTTTGAGTGGCTGTTTTGTCACTTTTTGAGATGACAATCGCCCACTCTCCACTTAAATTTACTTTTTCTAAAATTTGGACTAAATTTTTAGCACTATCTTTAAACTTACTCTCAAATTTTTTCGTAGCCTCTTTTATAGCAAAAATTTCTCTCTCTGGCTCTAAATTTGCGATGCTTTGCACCAAGCTTAATATACGTTTTGGGCTTTCATAGATTACGGCTGGATAGGCTAAATTTAAAGCATTTTGTATAGCTAAAGCTCTGTCTCTACCGGTATTTGGTAAAAAGCCTAAGAAAACAAATTCTTTATCGCAAAGCCCGCTTGCGACCACGCTTAGAAGTGCGGCGTTTGCTCCGCTTAAAATTTCGTATTTGATATCATTTTTTTGAGCGTATCTTACTAGGCTAACGCCTGGATCGCTTATGCCCGGCATGCCAGCATCGCTCATGTAGGCTACATTTCTGCTAAAAAAATCATCACTTAAATTTACAAAAAAATCATTTTCGTTGTGAGTGTGAAGTGGAATAAATTTTGATATATTTATACTTGCGTCAAAACGTTCATTTAGCAAGTTTATAAGACTTTTGCAGACTCTTGTATCTTCGCAAATAGCTATCTCGCATTCACGCAAAATTCTAATCGCACGAAGCGAGATATCTTCTAAATTTCCTATTGGAGTAGGAATAAAGTAGAGCAAGGCTTATTTTTGAGCGTATTTTTTCTTAAATTTCTCAACACGGCCAGCACTATCAACTATCTTTTCGCTGCCTGTGAAAAATGGGTGGCACTTGTCGCAAATGTCAATTCTGATCTCGCTTTTGTTTGACTTTGTTTTAAAAGTGTTTCCGCAAGCACAAGTTACAGTGCAATCTACGTATTCTGGATGGATATCTTTTTTCATCATTTTTCCTTTATTATTTTTGGGCTAATTATCTACATTAAAAGTTGCTGATTATATAAAAAGAAATCTAAAAATCAAATAAATTAAGCTAGGAATTTTGCCGCTACTGAGATAACCGCAGTCTGTGATCTTAAGATATTTTTAGTATTTAGGCAGTAGCTATTTTTAAATTTAGCCGTCTCATCCTCGCTAAATCCACCCTCTGGGCCGATTATTAAAAGCTCGTCATCTTTTTTTTCATTTAAGCTTTTACCACCAAAATTTATAGCTGAGACATTTTTATAAACGCTCATTAGCTCGTCCAAATTTTTATAAATTTCAAACTCCATTAGTGAAGTTCGTCCGCACTGCTCGCAAGATAGAGCATTTATGTAGTTTAGCCTTTCAATATCTATCTTAAAATTTGCTTGAGAAAATTTAGTATAGACAAAAGCTATTTTACCAACGCCAAGTTCATTTAAAAATGGCAATGTCTTTTCGATCGTCTTTGGATCGACAATAGCCCAAGCGATCATAAAGTCGAATTTTTGCTCGCCATTTGAGCTGGCAAAGACAAGACTTAAGCTCGCACTTCGCCTATCAATCTCATCAATTTCATAAATATACTCTTTAAAATCTCGTAAATTTCTAACACTTATTCGCTCACCAGCTTGCATTCTTCTAGCTTTTAGGTGCAAAAAGGCTTCATTTACTATCTTTAAGCTTTCATTACCTGCATTTTTATCATATAAAAATTTCATCTAAATCCCTGCAACTATAACTAAAACAAGATCAAAAAATCCCTTAATAAGGGCGAATTTTTTAAATTTTTCTAAGTCGCCATTAGCTGCATAAATTTTTAGCCTTTTAAAACCTATGGCACTAAGTGCGATTAAAATTATTAAGATAATTAACATTTTTATGGCATTAAATTTAAACTCATATCCATAATACGCCCATAAAATAAGTCCGGTTAGCACAAGAAAACTAAGTAGCATATGATAAATCGGTAAAAAATATCTTATACGAAGCACATAGTTTTTGCTATTGCTGCTAAACTGAGTAAGTATTAAATAAAGTATATTACAGGCAACTAGTGCATAAAAAAATATCACGTGAAATGGCAAAGTGTATGCAAAAAGTGAGGAGAGATGTTCGTTCATTTCTTATCTTTAGAAGGCTCGTTCTCTTCCACAACTGGCTCAGGCGGGAGTTGTTCATCGATTGTGACATTTGCGTCTGGTTGGGCTATGGTCACGTCA from Campylobacter concisus encodes:
- the rsmI gene encoding 16S rRNA (cytidine(1402)-2'-O)-methyltransferase; translation: MLYFIPTPIGNLEDISLRAIRILRECEIAICEDTRVCKSLINLLNERFDASINISKFIPLHTHNENDFFVNLSDDFFSRNVAYMSDAGMPGISDPGVSLVRYAQKNDIKYEILSGANAALLSVVASGLCDKEFVFLGFLPNTGRDRALAIQNALNLAYPAVIYESPKRILSLVQSIANLEPEREIFAIKEATKKFESKFKDSAKNLVQILEKVNLSGEWAIVISKSDKTATQNITKDEIFSLDLAPKVKAKLLNKITGEDVKKIYDELIKA
- the rpmE gene encoding 50S ribosomal protein L31, with protein sequence MKKDIHPEYVDCTVTCACGNTFKTKSNKSEIRIDICDKCHPFFTGSEKIVDSAGRVEKFKKKYAQK
- a CDS encoding 16S rRNA (uracil(1498)-N(3))-methyltransferase, with amino-acid sequence MKFLYDKNAGNESLKIVNEAFLHLKARRMQAGERISVRNLRDFKEYIYEIDEIDRRSASLSLVFASSNGEQKFDFMIAWAIVDPKTIEKTLPFLNELGVGKIAFVYTKFSQANFKIDIERLNYINALSCEQCGRTSLMEFEIYKNLDELMSVYKNVSAINFGGKSLNEKKDDELLIIGPEGGFSEDETAKFKNSYCLNTKNILRSQTAVISVAAKFLA